A window of the Pseudomonadota bacterium genome harbors these coding sequences:
- a CDS encoding RNA polymerase sigma factor: protein MGSETLVMMQTMFTPRADSKTTGTVDRLDIFLRSVERQAFTMANYATGNPDEALDIVQDAMTAFVRRYRRKPEEQWRPLFFRSVDNRIKDWFRRRKVRMRWQAPMQVIDSGPDLESRAEDLTTPQPDRALAGQQGTEALERALAALPDRQRQAFLLRSWQGMSVAETAEVMGCSEGSVKTHLSRATSALREKLEKHQHD, encoded by the coding sequence ATGGGATCTGAAACCCTGGTGATGATGCAAACAATGTTCACGCCTCGGGCCGACAGCAAAACCACCGGTACCGTGGACCGTCTGGACATTTTTTTGCGCTCGGTGGAGCGGCAGGCGTTTACCATGGCCAACTATGCAACCGGCAACCCCGACGAGGCGCTGGATATCGTTCAGGACGCCATGACCGCCTTCGTTCGGCGCTATCGACGCAAGCCCGAAGAGCAATGGCGCCCGCTGTTTTTTCGCAGCGTGGACAATCGGATCAAAGACTGGTTTAGGCGCCGCAAGGTCCGGATGCGATGGCAGGCACCCATGCAGGTCATCGACAGCGGGCCCGATCTTGAAAGCCGCGCTGAAGACCTGACGACACCACAGCCGGATCGCGCGCTTGCTGGACAGCAGGGTACCGAGGCGCTGGAACGGGCGCTCGCCGCGCTGCCGGACCGGCAGCGCCAGGCGTTCCTGCTGAGATCCTGGCAGGGGATGAGCGTCGCTGAAACCGCTGAAGTGATGGGTTGCAGCGAAGGCAGCGTCAAAACGCACCTGTCGCGGGCGACCAGCGCGCTGCGGGAAAAACTGGAGAAACATCAGCATGACTGA
- a CDS encoding DUF3106 domain-containing protein, whose product MRDKRLNRRLAPLALLLLTWLATAGAGDWDSLSEAEQKVLAPFAQEWDTLGAEQQERLESGAKLWTSMTPEQKRLVHKRFGQWQRYAPEQRQRIIDRFARFRSLPQEQQRLLRQNFRRFNALPEAQKRRIRELWDSMSAEQRKSFLNRLRNGRAGAAPSAARPLAQMAPAQARWFRELAGQLGPEAKRNLTRRLRNGTPEQWNALERRLADMSLEEREAFLLGEETP is encoded by the coding sequence ATGCGCGATAAGCGACTGAACCGTCGGCTCGCCCCGCTCGCACTCCTCTTGCTCACCTGGCTGGCCACGGCCGGCGCGGGCGACTGGGATTCGCTGAGCGAAGCGGAGCAAAAGGTGCTCGCGCCGTTTGCGCAGGAGTGGGACACGCTCGGCGCCGAACAGCAGGAGCGCCTGGAATCCGGCGCGAAGCTGTGGACCAGCATGACACCCGAACAGAAGCGGCTCGTTCACAAACGCTTCGGTCAGTGGCAGCGCTATGCGCCGGAGCAGCGTCAGCGCATCATCGACCGCTTTGCCCGTTTCCGTTCGCTCCCGCAGGAGCAGCAGCGGCTGCTGCGACAGAACTTTCGCCGCTTTAACGCGCTCCCCGAAGCGCAAAAAAGACGCATCAGGGAGCTCTGGGATTCGATGTCCGCGGAACAGCGCAAGAGTTTTCTGAATCGTTTGCGCAACGGCCGAGCCGGCGCTGCACCCAGCGCGGCCCGACCGCTAGCGCAGATGGCACCGGCCCAGGCTCGTTGGTTTCGTGAGCTGGCCGGTCAGCTGGGGCCGGAGGCAAAACGGAACCTGACCCGACGGCTTCGCAACGGCACACCCGAACAGTGGAACGCGCTGGAGCGACGCCTGGCCGACATGAGCCTGGAGGAACGGGAGGCGTTCCTGCTAGGTGAGGAAACTCCTTAG
- a CDS encoding SDR family oxidoreductase, with translation MNREGESNNRWRLAGRRALVTGGSAGIGMAVARELLSLGANVALVARRQQVLEWKVSELAGAFPEQEVYGLAMDLSYLEELGRVPAWLCTFWNGLDILVNNVGTNVRKSALNYQAGEFQALMDTNLGTCFELSRLCHGLLRVGTDPSVVNVSSVAGLTHLRTGAPYAMSKAGMNQLTRNLACEWAQDGIRVNAVAPWYTDTPLAEGVLGDAEYLNEVLARTPMNRIADAEEVAAAVAFLAMPAASYITGQTLAVDGGFSVFGF, from the coding sequence ATGAATAGGGAAGGCGAGAGCAACAACCGCTGGCGCCTCGCCGGCCGCCGGGCGCTGGTCACCGGCGGCTCAGCCGGGATCGGTATGGCCGTGGCGCGAGAGCTGCTGAGCCTCGGCGCCAACGTGGCGCTGGTGGCCCGGCGCCAGCAGGTGCTGGAATGGAAGGTGTCGGAGCTGGCGGGCGCGTTTCCGGAGCAGGAGGTCTACGGCCTGGCGATGGACCTGTCCTACCTGGAGGAGCTTGGCCGGGTCCCCGCGTGGCTTTGTACGTTCTGGAACGGCCTGGACATCCTGGTGAACAACGTAGGCACTAACGTTCGCAAAAGCGCACTCAATTACCAGGCTGGCGAGTTTCAGGCGCTGATGGACACCAACCTCGGCACCTGTTTCGAGCTGAGCCGGCTCTGCCACGGGCTGCTGCGAGTTGGAACGGACCCGTCGGTGGTGAACGTGTCGTCGGTTGCCGGCTTGACCCATCTGCGCACCGGGGCGCCCTACGCCATGAGCAAGGCCGGCATGAATCAGCTAACCCGCAACCTGGCCTGCGAATGGGCGCAGGACGGAATCCGGGTTAATGCCGTTGCTCCCTGGTACACCGATACGCCTCTGGCTGAGGGCGTGCTGGGGGATGCTGAGTACCTCAACGAGGTGCTCGCCCGAACGCCCATGAACCGGATCGCTGATGCCGAGGAGGTCGCCGCGGCGGTGGCTTTCCTGGCGATGCCGGCTGCCAGCTATATCACGGGTCAGACGCTCGCCGTCGACGGCGGCTTCAGCGTGTTTGGCTTTTAG
- a CDS encoding EAL domain-containing protein: MTAQQQWFLEGRLRSDGEVVWIPLDHFPFRIGRQRSLSLALKAKGISRLHAEINWDGSQLWLMDLDSTNGTFVNRQRAEERSPLTHGDQIQFADLAFTVVHGAERAAETTASDSDAEIEVEPLKQMLEGQQISVLFQPLIDRAEHTLFAFEALARGDRPDLPSSPVALFELARDQGLELELAHLMRRVAVRAAAASGQQVPIFLNIHPEEVQRPGRLLEDIANLRTAFAQVQMVLEIHEAAVANRDHLQDVGSRLKSLGVQLAYDDFGSGQARLTALAEVPPDYVKLSASLMRDIDTSPPAHQQTVRMLVSYAQGMDIKVVAEGISSDAEARFCDDLKIDLLQGFRYGEPEPLGHE, translated from the coding sequence ATGACAGCTCAGCAGCAGTGGTTTCTTGAAGGTCGCCTCCGGAGTGACGGTGAGGTGGTGTGGATTCCGCTGGATCACTTTCCCTTTCGAATCGGCCGGCAGCGCAGCCTGTCGCTCGCGCTCAAGGCCAAGGGCATCTCAAGGCTCCATGCAGAAATCAACTGGGACGGCAGCCAGCTGTGGCTGATGGACCTCGACAGCACCAACGGCACGTTCGTCAATCGGCAACGAGCCGAGGAGCGCAGCCCGCTGACCCACGGCGACCAGATTCAGTTCGCCGATCTGGCGTTTACCGTGGTTCACGGCGCGGAGCGAGCTGCCGAGACCACGGCCAGCGATTCGGATGCAGAAATTGAGGTTGAGCCGCTCAAGCAGATGCTGGAGGGGCAGCAAATCAGCGTGCTGTTTCAGCCGCTGATCGATCGGGCCGAGCACACGCTGTTTGCCTTCGAGGCGCTCGCGCGGGGTGATCGGCCGGACCTGCCGTCTTCGCCGGTGGCGTTGTTTGAGCTGGCCCGAGACCAGGGGCTGGAGCTGGAACTTGCGCACCTGATGCGACGGGTGGCGGTTCGGGCCGCAGCCGCCAGCGGCCAGCAGGTCCCGATCTTTCTCAACATTCATCCCGAGGAGGTCCAGCGGCCTGGGCGTCTGCTGGAGGATATCGCCAATCTGCGGACGGCGTTTGCCCAGGTGCAGATGGTGCTGGAAATCCACGAGGCCGCCGTGGCCAATCGCGACCATCTCCAGGACGTGGGCAGTCGCCTTAAGTCCCTAGGGGTCCAGCTAGCCTACGATGATTTTGGGTCAGGGCAGGCGCGGCTCACAGCGCTGGCAGAGGTGCCGCCGGACTACGTCAAGCTCAGCGCGAGCCTGATGCGTGATATCGATACCTCGCCGCCGGCGCACCAGCAGACGGTGCGCATGCTGGTGAGTTACGCACAGGGCATGGACATTAAGGTGGTCGCTGAAGGCATCAGCTCCGACGCTGAGGCGCGCTTCTGCGATGATCTGAAAATCGACCTGCTGCAGGGCTTTCGCTACGGCGAGCCGGAGCCGCTGGGTCATGAATAG
- a CDS encoding class I SAM-dependent methyltransferase, whose amino-acid sequence MILLNKTRLQPEPLTAGDPVAVRLEVSLPEGPLFELDCVLEWFEPGREAPALTHHLRGAGLDVSWLPAGNYELAFSASALDLAQGSYRLVITLLHRYGGRETQALRETVKAEVAAGAVGNPGAPGHWEIRSADGAVPVAELSWNKGHEDWFYRHFDHAARTIITYMLGDSPALKGQILDVGCGDGITDLGVFYRCRPERLVGIDPFRGYDRLPEICGRNHLPLTALPEGLEFLPASGNEIPFGDSEFDVVLSWGSLEHIAGGYQQTLEEIRRVLKPGGLLFAHPGLYYSNFGHHLGEFSNEPFFHLTKSEQELKDLVLGTEPNYMDRAGEFSTPEQYWQWYKELNPMTVARFERELKDLGFEFYRVALRTEDLVEYHHPRLQDYPMQDLATVELYLSAYNRK is encoded by the coding sequence ATGATTTTACTCAATAAAACGCGGCTACAGCCGGAACCTCTCACCGCCGGTGACCCGGTTGCGGTGCGCCTGGAGGTGAGCCTGCCGGAGGGGCCGCTGTTTGAGCTGGACTGCGTGTTGGAGTGGTTTGAGCCTGGCCGCGAGGCCCCGGCGCTCACCCATCACCTGCGCGGCGCGGGCCTGGACGTGTCCTGGCTGCCGGCCGGCAACTATGAGCTGGCCTTCAGCGCCAGCGCGCTCGACCTGGCTCAGGGGAGCTACCGCCTGGTGATCACGCTGCTGCACCGCTATGGCGGTCGCGAGACTCAGGCGCTGCGCGAGACCGTAAAGGCCGAGGTTGCCGCCGGCGCCGTCGGCAACCCTGGAGCCCCCGGCCACTGGGAGATCCGGTCCGCTGACGGCGCGGTACCCGTTGCTGAACTGTCCTGGAACAAAGGGCACGAAGACTGGTTCTACCGCCACTTCGACCACGCCGCGCGCACCATCATCACCTACATGCTGGGCGATTCCCCGGCCCTCAAAGGCCAGATCCTAGACGTGGGTTGCGGGGACGGCATCACCGACCTCGGGGTGTTCTACCGGTGCCGTCCGGAGCGCCTGGTGGGCATCGATCCATTCCGCGGCTACGATCGGCTGCCGGAGATTTGCGGCCGCAACCATCTACCGCTGACGGCGCTGCCGGAGGGCCTGGAGTTTCTGCCCGCCAGCGGCAACGAGATCCCCTTCGGCGACAGCGAGTTCGACGTGGTGCTGTCCTGGGGATCGTTGGAGCACATCGCCGGCGGCTACCAGCAGACGCTCGAGGAGATTCGGCGGGTGCTGAAACCGGGCGGGCTGCTGTTTGCCCACCCCGGGCTGTATTACTCCAATTTTGGTCACCACCTGGGCGAGTTCAGCAACGAGCCCTTCTTTCATCTGACCAAATCCGAGCAGGAGCTCAAAGATTTGGTGCTTGGCACCGAGCCCAACTACATGGACCGTGCGGGCGAGTTTTCCACGCCGGAGCAGTACTGGCAGTGGTACAAAGAGCTCAATCCGATGACCGTGGCGCGCTTCGAGCGGGAGCTCAAGGATCTCGGCTTTGAGTTTTATCGCGTTGCGCTGCGCACCGAGGACCTGGTCGAATACCACCACCCGCGGCTTCAGGACTACCCGATGCAGGATTTAGCCACGGTGGAACTTTACCTGTCCGCCTACAACCGCAAATGA
- a CDS encoding GGDEF domain-containing protein, with protein MTDDHRTTERFYNLTTAATEGVSATLVVIRGEPFGKSFELSLKPVTIGRSNACDLQFGEESVSRKQCEIAYDGESYYITDLQSTNRTQVNGDDITRCQLKDGDRIAFGGVVLKFVASDAVEAAYHSNMYARASSDPLTGIANRRVFDQALDQAVRSQHTTPSGLCLAMLDLDRFKDVNDRYDHLVGDQVLKKVTGVLNRQRGEGELIARLGGEEFAIMLPGLSLREAFGKMESLRHTIARAPQLIEDHEITITISVGVAEFSSRIRNQQALLRAADQALIEAKAAGRNCVRMAESQPV; from the coding sequence TTGACCGACGATCATCGCACAACCGAGCGTTTCTACAATCTGACGACCGCCGCCACCGAGGGGGTTAGCGCGACGCTGGTTGTGATCCGCGGTGAGCCGTTTGGCAAGTCGTTCGAGCTGAGCCTGAAGCCAGTCACCATCGGGCGCTCCAACGCCTGTGATCTGCAGTTTGGCGAGGAAAGCGTATCGCGCAAGCAGTGCGAGATCGCCTACGACGGCGAGAGCTATTACATCACCGACCTGCAGTCGACCAACCGGACTCAGGTCAACGGCGACGACATCACCCGCTGTCAGCTGAAAGATGGTGACCGGATAGCCTTCGGCGGTGTGGTGCTGAAATTTGTCGCCAGCGATGCCGTGGAGGCGGCTTATCACAGCAACATGTACGCCCGGGCGAGCTCCGACCCGCTGACCGGCATCGCCAACCGTCGGGTCTTCGACCAGGCGCTCGACCAGGCGGTGCGGTCGCAGCATACAACCCCGAGCGGACTGTGTCTGGCGATGCTCGATCTGGATCGTTTCAAAGACGTCAACGATCGCTACGATCATCTGGTGGGCGACCAGGTGCTGAAGAAGGTCACCGGTGTGCTTAACCGCCAGCGCGGTGAGGGAGAGCTGATCGCCCGTCTGGGCGGCGAAGAGTTTGCCATCATGCTGCCGGGCCTCTCGCTTCGCGAGGCGTTTGGCAAAATGGAATCGCTTCGCCATACGATTGCGCGTGCGCCGCAGCTGATTGAAGACCACGAAATCACCATCACGATCAGCGTTGGCGTCGCGGAGTTCTCGTCCCGCATCCGCAACCAGCAGGCGCTGCTGCGGGCGGCGGATCAAGCGCTCATTGAGGCGAAAGCGGCCGGTCGCAACTGCGTTCGTATGGCTGAGAGCCAGCCGGTTTAA
- a CDS encoding ATP-binding protein, with protein MTEALPPDALRWCVDLAQLSFRSTAEVTPEPEVIGQPLAADALRFGLDCKAPGQNVFVRGIRGTGRLTMVEGVLKELQPRCQDQRDRCYVHNFAQPDRPRLIDLPRGQARPLRRALREMADFVASGLGDAMNSQHLQAARSTLQEEAQQQVNQITNPFEEELRSQDLALVQVKTPQGNQAAIFPLLDGQPVQPEQFQALVRKGDISTDQQTEIFSRIEGFAKRLPEISQKISKVMRQNARQIQELNENSLRSLMSSTTSGIKQEFPHDALGAHLDEVVDDVVDQVLSGGGKDFDPVTRYGINILLEHHQDASPVVRETSPSLTNLLGNIETVWDTGGQGSADYRSVRGGSLLAADGGFLILDAHDVLAEPGAWQILMRTLRTGMLEIVPREYNSPFSPVSLKPEPIAVSLRVVLIGSASLYYRLDALDYDFAHQFKVLADFSEVLERGPEALRQYAGVLAQICQEEGLKHLTHCGVAALVEHGARVADKAGKLTARFGRIADLAREADWVAGQRSAELISGDDVREAVARTRLRASLPSTRFQSFLKDGTVTIETSGARIGQINGLAVMSAGPIKFGFPARITAAIGPGSAGVIDIESRASMSGSIHTKGFHILGGLLRTLLKTDHPLAFNASIAFEQSYGGIDGDSASGAEICCLLSALTDVPLRQDIAMTGAIDQHGRIQAIGGVNEKVEGFFDICDHFGLTGSQGVIIPSANAGDLMLRQDIVEAARAGQFAVYAVSSVEQALALYTGREVGHWGDDGYPADSLLGIARQRAREFWEETARGPQAVE; from the coding sequence ATGACAGAAGCCCTGCCCCCCGACGCGCTGCGCTGGTGCGTAGACTTAGCCCAGCTCAGCTTCCGCTCGACCGCTGAGGTGACGCCCGAGCCGGAGGTGATCGGTCAACCGCTGGCCGCGGACGCGCTTCGCTTCGGTCTGGACTGCAAGGCGCCCGGACAAAATGTTTTTGTCCGGGGTATCCGCGGGACCGGGCGGCTGACGATGGTAGAGGGCGTGCTGAAGGAGCTGCAGCCCCGCTGCCAGGATCAGCGCGACCGGTGCTATGTCCACAACTTCGCCCAGCCCGATCGCCCCAGGCTCATCGACCTGCCGCGCGGCCAGGCGCGCCCGCTGCGGCGCGCGCTGCGAGAAATGGCGGATTTCGTGGCCAGCGGTCTGGGCGACGCCATGAACAGCCAGCATCTGCAGGCAGCTCGCAGCACGCTGCAGGAGGAAGCTCAGCAGCAGGTCAACCAGATCACCAACCCGTTTGAGGAGGAGCTCCGGTCCCAGGACCTGGCGTTGGTTCAGGTCAAAACGCCGCAGGGCAATCAGGCCGCCATCTTCCCGCTCCTCGACGGCCAGCCCGTTCAGCCGGAGCAGTTTCAGGCGCTGGTGCGAAAAGGTGACATCAGCACCGATCAGCAGACCGAAATCTTTTCCCGCATCGAGGGTTTTGCCAAGCGACTGCCGGAAATCTCGCAAAAGATCAGCAAGGTGATGCGGCAGAACGCGCGGCAGATTCAGGAGCTGAACGAGAACAGCCTGCGCAGCCTGATGAGCAGCACCACCTCGGGGATCAAGCAGGAGTTTCCGCACGACGCCCTCGGGGCGCATCTGGACGAGGTGGTGGACGACGTGGTGGACCAGGTGCTCAGCGGCGGCGGGAAAGACTTTGACCCGGTGACCCGCTACGGCATCAACATTCTGCTGGAGCACCATCAGGACGCCAGCCCCGTCGTGCGCGAAACGAGTCCCAGCCTGACCAACCTGCTCGGCAATATCGAGACCGTCTGGGACACCGGCGGACAAGGCAGCGCCGACTACCGGTCGGTTCGCGGCGGCTCCCTGCTCGCCGCAGACGGCGGGTTTCTGATCCTGGATGCACACGACGTGCTGGCGGAACCCGGCGCCTGGCAGATCCTGATGCGCACCCTGCGCACCGGCATGCTGGAAATTGTGCCGCGGGAGTACAACTCACCGTTTTCACCGGTCAGCCTGAAACCGGAACCGATCGCCGTGTCGCTGCGGGTTGTGCTGATCGGCAGCGCCTCGCTCTACTACCGGCTCGACGCGCTGGACTACGACTTTGCGCACCAGTTCAAGGTGCTGGCCGACTTCAGCGAAGTCCTGGAGCGTGGCCCCGAAGCGCTGCGTCAGTATGCCGGCGTCCTGGCCCAGATCTGCCAGGAGGAAGGACTGAAGCATCTGACCCACTGCGGCGTCGCCGCGCTCGTCGAGCACGGTGCGCGCGTTGCCGACAAGGCCGGCAAGCTGACCGCCCGCTTTGGCCGCATCGCCGATCTGGCGCGCGAAGCGGATTGGGTCGCAGGTCAGCGAAGCGCGGAGCTCATCAGCGGTGACGACGTGCGCGAAGCCGTGGCCCGCACGCGACTGCGCGCGAGCCTGCCCTCCACCCGCTTTCAGTCTTTTCTGAAGGACGGTACGGTGACCATCGAAACGTCAGGCGCCCGGATCGGCCAGATCAATGGCCTGGCGGTGATGAGCGCGGGCCCGATCAAGTTTGGCTTCCCCGCCCGGATCACCGCAGCGATCGGCCCAGGCAGCGCCGGCGTCATCGACATCGAAAGCCGCGCCAGCATGTCCGGCTCCATTCATACCAAAGGCTTTCACATCCTCGGAGGCCTGCTGCGCACCCTGCTAAAAACCGATCACCCGCTCGCCTTTAACGCCTCGATTGCCTTCGAGCAAAGCTACGGCGGGATCGACGGCGACTCGGCGTCCGGGGCGGAGATCTGCTGCCTGCTGTCCGCGTTGACGGACGTCCCGCTGCGCCAGGACATCGCCATGACCGGCGCCATCGACCAGCATGGCCGGATCCAGGCCATCGGTGGTGTGAATGAAAAGGTTGAAGGATTCTTCGACATCTGTGATCACTTCGGGCTGACCGGCAGCCAGGGCGTGATTATCCCCAGCGCCAATGCCGGCGACCTGATGCTGCGCCAGGACATCGTCGAGGCAGCCCGCGCCGGACAATTTGCGGTATACGCCGTTTCCTCGGTTGAGCAGGCGCTGGCGCTTTACACCGGCCGCGAGGTGGGTCATTGGGGCGACGACGGTTACCCGGCAGACAGCCTGCTGGGTATCGCCCGTCAGCGGGCCCGGGAGTTTTGGGAGGAAACGGCCCGCGGTCCGCAGGCCGTCGAATAG
- a CDS encoding nitroreductase family protein, with protein sequence MSGRPAPADHPIESIISERWSGRAIDSRPVDRATVLRMLEAARWAPSCFGEEPWRFLLWDRERQPEGWEAALNTLADKNQQWARQAPVLILVMADGEFSRNGKPNRWAQYDTGAAAENLHLQGVAAGLVVHQMGGFDADAAHLAFGIPDRYVPMSMIAVGHPGELSDLDEDFHGGETGPRQRRPLSELVFEGAWDNPLLEG encoded by the coding sequence ATGAGCGGACGTCCCGCCCCGGCAGACCACCCGATTGAATCCATCATTTCCGAACGCTGGAGCGGTCGGGCCATCGACTCGCGACCGGTCGACCGCGCGACTGTCCTCAGAATGCTGGAGGCAGCCCGCTGGGCGCCGTCGTGTTTTGGTGAGGAACCTTGGCGCTTTCTGCTGTGGGATCGCGAACGCCAACCCGAGGGGTGGGAGGCGGCGCTCAACACGCTGGCCGACAAAAACCAGCAGTGGGCCCGCCAGGCCCCGGTGCTGATCCTGGTCATGGCCGACGGCGAGTTCTCGCGCAACGGAAAGCCAAACCGCTGGGCCCAATACGATACGGGGGCAGCCGCTGAAAACCTGCACCTCCAGGGCGTAGCGGCCGGCTTGGTGGTTCATCAGATGGGCGGTTTTGACGCTGACGCGGCCCATCTGGCTTTTGGTATCCCTGACCGCTACGTACCGATGTCGATGATCGCGGTTGGGCATCCCGGGGAGCTCAGCGATCTGGACGAAGACTTTCACGGCGGCGAAACCGGCCCGCGTCAGCGCCGACCGCTGTCTGAGCTGGTTTTTGAGGGCGCCTGGGACAACCCGCTCCTGGAAGGCTAG
- a CDS encoding S9 family peptidase: protein MAGTVRNAGNPHRPAPAGLHRERGPRLRAPGGALLTRPPLAARKPFQHHAHGKHRDDPWHWLRDDSRSDEAVLSHLAAENRYTEAELTPLAGLRRTLEQELIGRVIRDDETVPYRRGPFEYFTRVSGDLEYPVFLRRSLQPNAPAQVILDCNQRAQGHPYYELGDLACSDDHRWLAITEDRLGRGLYALTVLDLETGSEVDPKIEGIDDGVAWSADGRYLFYVKKDSETLLPNEVWRHRLGQPADTDQLCRREEDPAFYTSVSRGTSRQYLYIHHGSTLSDEVWWLAAEEPEAAFQVFAPRRPGHEYGVDDRDGRVFVHSNLRHENFELFEAEGSAFSSPERWQPLIVADDQVLLEDFALTENQVVVAERRDGLPVLRVHPLDGESPWVVTIDGLQPAERPCYFLDDNGLDQPELRFGVNSLTRPYEIYDLDLASRRTRLRKRTQVGGGYDPAGYASERHHVRAADGNSIPVSLVYRKDGEALAQRPLLVYGYGAYGSCIDPEFSASRLSLLDRGVIFAIAHVRGGEDLGRHWYHAGRREHKTNTFTDFIGVLQGLAEAKIGDPSRIFAMGGSAGGLLVGAVLNQAPELLCGAIAQVPFVDVLTTMEDSAIPLTSGEYDEWGDPSDPVDYARMALWSPYDNVSRQTYPHLLVTAGLHDGQVQYWEPAKWVAKLRAMKEGDRLLLLHTEMSAGHGGVSGRYRQYEEQALEYAFLLGLCEEPAGWSAGA, encoded by the coding sequence GTGGCTGGAACAGTGCGAAACGCCGGAAACCCGCATCGGCCGGCCCCGGCAGGTTTACACCGGGAACGCGGCCCGCGACTACGTGCCCCTGGCGGAGCGCTCCTGACCCGGCCGCCCCTGGCGGCCCGCAAACCGTTTCAGCACCACGCTCACGGTAAGCACCGTGACGACCCCTGGCACTGGCTGCGAGACGACTCTCGATCTGACGAGGCGGTACTCAGCCACCTCGCGGCGGAAAACCGCTACACCGAAGCCGAGCTGACGCCGCTGGCGGGGCTTCGCCGAACGCTTGAGCAGGAGCTGATCGGCCGGGTCATTCGCGATGATGAGACCGTGCCTTATCGCCGTGGGCCGTTCGAATATTTCACCCGCGTCAGCGGCGATCTCGAGTACCCCGTCTTTCTGCGTCGCAGCCTGCAGCCAAACGCGCCGGCGCAGGTCATCCTCGATTGTAACCAGCGGGCGCAGGGGCATCCCTACTATGAGCTCGGTGACCTCGCGTGCAGCGATGACCATCGGTGGCTGGCGATCACGGAGGATCGGCTGGGTCGCGGGCTGTACGCGCTGACGGTGCTGGATCTCGAAACCGGTAGCGAAGTCGACCCAAAGATCGAGGGGATCGACGACGGGGTCGCATGGTCGGCTGACGGGCGCTACCTGTTTTATGTCAAAAAGGACTCCGAAACGCTGCTGCCCAACGAAGTGTGGCGCCACCGGCTGGGTCAGCCCGCGGATACCGACCAGCTGTGCCGTCGCGAAGAGGATCCTGCGTTTTACACCAGCGTCAGTCGAGGGACGTCGCGGCAGTACCTGTACATACACCACGGCAGCACTCTCAGTGATGAAGTCTGGTGGCTCGCTGCCGAAGAGCCTGAGGCGGCCTTTCAGGTGTTTGCGCCCCGGCGCCCCGGGCACGAGTATGGCGTCGACGACCGGGACGGTCGGGTTTTTGTGCACAGCAACCTGCGACACGAGAACTTCGAGCTCTTCGAGGCGGAGGGCTCCGCTTTCTCCAGCCCCGAGCGGTGGCAACCCCTGATCGTCGCCGATGACCAGGTCCTGCTCGAGGATTTTGCGCTCACGGAAAACCAGGTGGTGGTCGCCGAGCGGCGCGACGGTCTTCCGGTGCTGCGCGTCCATCCGCTGGACGGCGAATCACCCTGGGTGGTTACGATCGACGGGCTGCAGCCCGCTGAGCGACCATGCTACTTCCTCGACGACAACGGCCTCGATCAGCCGGAGCTCCGCTTCGGCGTCAACTCGCTGACTCGACCCTATGAGATTTACGACCTCGATCTCGCGAGCCGGCGCACGCGGCTTCGCAAACGCACGCAGGTGGGTGGCGGCTATGACCCTGCTGGCTACGCCAGCGAGCGGCACCACGTCCGCGCCGCGGATGGCAACTCGATACCGGTATCACTGGTCTACCGCAAGGATGGGGAGGCGCTGGCCCAGCGGCCGCTGCTGGTCTACGGCTACGGTGCGTATGGGTCCTGCATCGATCCCGAGTTTTCGGCTTCCCGCCTCAGCCTGCTCGACCGGGGCGTAATCTTTGCCATCGCTCACGTGCGTGGTGGTGAGGACCTTGGTCGGCACTGGTATCACGCTGGCCGGCGGGAGCACAAAACCAATACGTTCACCGACTTTATCGGCGTACTGCAAGGGCTTGCGGAAGCAAAGATCGGCGACCCAAGCCGGATCTTTGCCATGGGCGGTTCCGCCGGGGGTCTGCTGGTGGGGGCCGTGCTTAATCAGGCCCCGGAGCTGCTGTGCGGCGCCATTGCCCAGGTCCCGTTTGTCGACGTGCTGACGACCATGGAGGATTCGGCGATCCCGCTGACCAGCGGGGAATACGATGAGTGGGGTGATCCGTCGGATCCCGTCGACTACGCCCGCATGGCGCTATGGTCACCCTACGACAACGTCTCTCGGCAGACCTATCCGCACCTGCTGGTGACGGCTGGGTTGCACGACGGTCAGGTTCAATACTGGGAGCCGGCCAAGTGGGTTGCCAAGCTCAGGGCCATGAAAGAGGGCGACCGGCTGCTGCTGCTCCATACCGAGATGTCCGCTGGCCACGGCGGCGTAAGCGGCCGCTACCGCCAGTATGAAGAGCAGGCTTTAGAGTACGCGTTCTTGCTGGGGTTGTGCGAAGAGCCGGCAGGCTGGTCGGCCGGAGCTTAG